In a genomic window of Microbacterium amylolyticum:
- a CDS encoding DUF1963 domain-containing protein has protein sequence MTQLPRTPVTAASRERIVAWLNSPQIGAGFLADEVKFSLLLLDQYEAGKDRILAERAELGELSWLGGPALGPIEWPHNRDGEPLAHIATILLSEAQALIESPDFIESDWPESAPRLPETGYLEVFHHLGTYGNPEDDGTGGWLVRHVPFDEETVPPLVDAPDDLDVPQEVCQPVLLAAGFSVPSAVDFVDADETVFDAAERVEEETNAAWTAWRRGVEKVNEPVFPVSHLYGHSDSGTEYAHDILHEVRPLRDDIDSHVLVLSVESWTHFEGWFGDAGNFEVWMRASDLTERRFNQAWCMIRTDH, from the coding sequence ATGACCCAACTGCCCCGCACCCCCGTCACTGCCGCGTCGCGTGAGCGGATCGTCGCCTGGCTGAACTCACCCCAGATCGGGGCCGGGTTTCTCGCCGACGAGGTGAAGTTCTCGCTGCTGCTGCTCGACCAGTACGAGGCGGGCAAGGATCGCATCCTCGCCGAACGGGCCGAACTCGGCGAGCTCTCCTGGCTCGGCGGCCCGGCACTAGGACCGATCGAATGGCCTCACAACCGCGATGGTGAGCCGCTCGCGCACATAGCCACGATCCTGCTGAGCGAAGCGCAGGCGCTCATCGAGTCGCCCGACTTCATCGAGTCGGACTGGCCTGAATCCGCTCCCCGCCTGCCCGAGACCGGGTACCTGGAGGTGTTCCACCACTTGGGCACCTACGGCAACCCCGAAGACGACGGCACCGGCGGCTGGCTCGTCCGCCACGTCCCGTTCGATGAGGAGACTGTTCCGCCTCTGGTCGACGCCCCTGACGACCTCGACGTGCCGCAGGAGGTATGCCAGCCGGTGCTTCTCGCGGCCGGGTTCAGCGTTCCTTCCGCCGTCGACTTCGTAGACGCCGACGAGACGGTTTTCGACGCGGCCGAGCGGGTCGAGGAGGAGACCAACGCGGCGTGGACGGCATGGCGTCGCGGCGTTGAGAAGGTGAACGAGCCGGTGTTCCCCGTCTCGCATCTCTACGGGCACAGTGACTCCGGCACCGAGTACGCCCACGATATTCTCCACGAGGTTCGTCCGTTACGCGATGACATCGACTCGCATGTGCTCGTGCTGTCGGTGGAGAGTTGGACGCACTTCGAGGGCTGGTTCGGCGATGCCGGGAACTTTGAGGTCTGGATGCGCGCTAGCGACCTGACCGAGCGCCGCTTCAACCAGGCATGGTGCATGATCCGCACCGACCACTGA
- a CDS encoding alanine:cation symporter family protein: MILLSGVYQPGNEDADGIVVTQNALTAGRGEWTMYVLTLAILLFSFSSIMYNYYLGETALRELIPSKIATHILRWAVIAIVLVGAIAPGATAVFFFSDPLMGLLALANLTAILMLLPTALGVVKDYTEQLKSGVDKPVFDPAKFPGLNLDATAWEDAAVNTDAAPARRRRK; this comes from the coding sequence ATGATCCTCTTGAGCGGGGTCTACCAGCCCGGGAACGAGGACGCCGACGGCATCGTGGTCACTCAGAACGCTCTGACAGCCGGCCGTGGCGAGTGGACGATGTACGTGCTCACCCTCGCGATTCTGCTGTTCTCGTTCAGCTCGATTATGTACAACTACTACCTCGGTGAAACAGCCCTGCGAGAGCTCATTCCGAGCAAAATCGCCACGCACATCCTGCGGTGGGCGGTTATCGCGATCGTGCTCGTGGGGGCAATCGCTCCCGGAGCCACTGCGGTGTTCTTCTTCTCCGACCCGCTCATGGGGCTGCTGGCGCTTGCCAACCTCACCGCGATCCTCATGCTGCTGCCCACCGCTCTGGGCGTCGTCAAGGACTACACCGAGCAACTCAAATCCGGCGTCGATAAGCCCGTCTTCGATCCGGCGAAGTTCCCCGGCCTCAACCTCGACGCCACGGCGTGGGAGGACGCCGCGGTCAATACGGACGCGGCACCGGCTCGTCGGCGCCGGAAGTAG
- a CDS encoding response regulator — protein MSVRVIIVDDQTLVRQGIRGLLGISDEVDVVAEASDGAEALEKIAEVSPDVVLLDLRMPGMDGIATLEAMRAADITVPVLVLTTFDDAELVLGAMRAGARGYLLKDVTLEQLVGGIRTVASGGTLLQPAMTERLIKAVSTAPDPADSGGPIERLTERETDVLHLIAGGYSNREIAQMLHLAEGTVKNHVSMVLMKLQARDRTQAVLRALHAGVLG, from the coding sequence ATGAGCGTTCGGGTGATCATCGTCGACGATCAGACACTTGTCCGTCAAGGAATCCGCGGTCTCCTCGGGATCAGCGACGAGGTGGACGTTGTTGCGGAAGCCTCTGACGGGGCGGAAGCGCTGGAGAAGATCGCCGAGGTTTCCCCCGATGTGGTTCTCCTCGACCTTCGCATGCCGGGGATGGACGGTATCGCGACGCTCGAAGCGATGCGTGCGGCGGACATTACCGTGCCTGTCCTCGTCCTCACGACCTTCGACGATGCCGAGCTCGTTCTCGGCGCCATGCGCGCGGGAGCTCGCGGCTACCTGCTCAAGGATGTCACCCTCGAGCAGCTCGTCGGGGGGATCCGCACCGTCGCCAGCGGGGGAACCTTGCTCCAGCCCGCGATGACGGAACGTCTGATCAAGGCCGTCTCCACGGCACCCGATCCGGCGGACTCCGGAGGGCCGATCGAGCGCCTCACCGAGCGAGAGACCGATGTTCTGCACCTCATCGCCGGCGGCTACAGCAATCGCGAAATTGCTCAGATGTTGCATCTGGCCGAAGGAACCGTCAAGAACCACGTATCGATGGTCCTCATGAAGTTGCAGGCCCGCGACCGCACACAGGCGGTTCTCCGCGCCCTCCACGCAGGGGTGTTGGGGTAG
- a CDS encoding sensor histidine kinase has product MRRLHSGLIVVGLVMLLCVAIALPVIVLMAQGSAVTLGPPWVWVAVFCGFLAGYFFTTILSGHPSRALTLTTFSIQQACALAAVLLLDGGMGFVAVILVFGAALSCYVLPAWGTGLVIALNTATIFVATSESSLENQALNSVFYLAIQLVSVMTVFTWRSQERAKRKLQSAHIELAATNALLEQSTRAEERLRISRDLHDVVGHQLTALALELEIASHQTAEPAREHVLGARAIAKDLLRDVRDVVSQLREERGSLENALRAAIDGVSTPEVILTVDPDVPSSDASTTALVRATQEIVTNAVRHAESATTLTLTLTQEGRSIVLRAVDDGWGPTRFDIGNGLRGMRERAESLGGTASFGRGTRGGFEVRVEVPV; this is encoded by the coding sequence GTGAGACGCCTTCATTCCGGTCTGATCGTCGTGGGCCTCGTGATGCTGCTGTGCGTCGCGATTGCTCTCCCCGTCATCGTGCTGATGGCGCAGGGTAGCGCTGTGACGCTCGGCCCACCGTGGGTCTGGGTCGCGGTGTTTTGCGGCTTCCTCGCCGGGTACTTCTTCACGACAATCCTGTCTGGGCATCCGTCGCGCGCGCTTACCCTGACGACCTTCTCCATCCAGCAGGCGTGTGCGCTCGCCGCCGTCCTGCTGCTCGATGGCGGCATGGGATTCGTCGCCGTGATTCTCGTGTTCGGCGCCGCACTGAGCTGCTATGTTCTGCCCGCCTGGGGCACGGGGCTCGTCATCGCTCTCAACACCGCAACGATTTTCGTGGCGACATCCGAGAGCTCGCTGGAGAACCAGGCGCTCAACTCGGTGTTTTACCTGGCGATCCAGCTCGTTTCGGTGATGACGGTGTTCACCTGGCGATCACAAGAGCGGGCAAAACGAAAGTTACAGAGCGCACACATCGAGTTGGCAGCCACGAACGCCCTCCTCGAACAGTCGACGCGCGCGGAGGAACGGCTACGGATCTCGCGCGATCTGCACGATGTCGTCGGCCACCAGCTCACGGCCCTCGCCCTCGAACTCGAAATCGCTTCGCATCAAACGGCGGAACCGGCGCGCGAGCACGTTCTTGGTGCACGGGCGATCGCGAAGGATCTCCTCCGCGATGTTCGCGACGTCGTTTCCCAGCTGCGCGAGGAGCGCGGATCACTGGAGAACGCCCTGCGGGCGGCGATCGATGGAGTGTCAACGCCGGAAGTCATTCTGACGGTTGATCCAGACGTTCCATCATCCGACGCAAGCACAACGGCGCTCGTCCGGGCGACGCAGGAGATCGTCACCAACGCTGTTCGCCACGCAGAATCGGCGACAACACTGACGCTCACACTGACACAAGAAGGAAGGTCGATCGTTCTACGCGCCGTTGACGACGGGTGGGGGCCGACTCGCTTCGACATCGGAAACGGTCTCCGCGGTATGCGCGAGCGCGCGGAGTCGTTGGGCGGTACCGCCAGCTTTGGGCGAGGAACACGCGGCGGTTTCGAGGTTCGGGTGGAGGTGCCCGTATGA